The following nucleotide sequence is from Eremothecium cymbalariae DBVPG#7215 chromosome 6, complete sequence.
ATCTTCTGAACGTGGTTTCTGATTAGAATATAACCACCAACGATAACTACCAATCTTAGTGAAGACCGTACATCAATGTCAAAAGAGCCTATAAGATTCTTCTTAATGTTTTCTAGCAAATCCATGGAAAGAACGAAATCCGACAAATAGGTTAAAAGTCTGTATGTACTACAGTTGGCAATTATTCTCACTTAGATTGTGCGTTTCAGCAGTTCAAAGCCATCATCGCTTTATCAAATTTGTTATAATCCGTTACCAAACTTCCGTGAAGTATGATGATGCGTTTTTACGTAAATGTAGAGCGTTAAGCATCATAATTCATCGCCGTCACTTAGAGATAGCTCGTCATCCAAGAGCGGAGTGAACTGAGGACCAGTTTCAACGTTTGTAGGCTTTACGAATGCACCATACAGCGGTTTTACTGGTCCAAAATATGTCTTGCCCTTAAAAGTACCGTTGTTTTTGCCAAGTGGCTCATCAAACTCAACACCACACCATATATCATCTACCAAACCCTCTTCAATAGGACCAATATATCTGAGCCAACCACGTCTTTCAAGCTGAGATACCCCTCCTTCCCCCCCCACCCCACCTGTCCTAACAGAACAGCGCTCATTTAGCTTCAGACCACCAGCAGCGGATTTCTGCTTCTGTCTCTCCGCATGCAACTTCTCATGAAGTTCCGGATTAAAGGCACCCAGTTTCTCTCGCTTCTTCCAGCCCAACACAGTATCCCCCCTGCTTGCATAGTCCTCCTCTGATAACTGGAACCCAACACCATCGTTGTCCCTATTTTCACATGcattttcattttcgaACTCATGCGCTAGCATGTTGACGATCGAATTCTCGTTCACATCCGTTACACTAACCTCAACTACCCCATCGGGGAACTCCTCTCCAATCTTCTTATCCAACTCAGCAAACTCTTTCAAGTACGTCTTCTTGGCCCCCATGggcaattcaaaaaccaaTTTCATGTCCTTCTCCGGGACACCAGTCACAGCATACAGTTTCTTAGCCAGTTCAGAACATGATGAGGCTAACGATACTCTGACAACAGTAGAACATAGATTAGACGATACCTTCAAATTAAGCATGATTTATCACCAGTAAATAACTATACCTTGCAAATGGAAACCAATAGACACCTTCTTCACCTGTAGAGCcctttttttgatcttgatTGACTTGTAAAGTATCATGTAAAGGTGTGGTTGAACACCTGTTTTCCCAACTAGTCTTTTTTCCTTGTTTTCCTTCCCAAatatgttcttcttcaaaattgataaaacaGTGCCGAACATCACACACATATACCTAAAGAACAGCTGAAGGAGAGACCATAAAGATGAGTGAGAGCGTATGTAGTGGATCATTTGAGATGATTTGGATAATTGAACCACCAGGATGTCTGCACAGGATGCCTTAATAGGTATAGATAACCGGTTTACTAACTTTTTTCTATGTTATACACAGGATAAGccccagcagcagcagcagcaacagggacaccagcagcagaaaaagaagtttgaGGGTCCCAAGAGAGAGGCTATTCTTGATCTAGCTAAATATAAAGATACCAAGGTTAGAGTCAAAGTGATGGGTGGACGCCTGGTTATTGGGATATTAAAAGGTTATGATGAGTTGATGAACTTGGTATTGGATGAGACTGTCGAATATTTAAGAGATGAAGACGATTCTTCGGTTATATTGGAAGGCAAAACTAGAAATTTGGGATTGATCGTAATCAGAGGAACTATTTTACTGTCTCTATCTCCAGTTGCAGGTGGTGATCTCATTGCAGGACCGGCCagcaattgaagaaatctATAATAGAGAAAATgtacatataatatataatgaagAGCTTTTATTTCCGGTCATATTGCACATCAGACCGTTTGGATATGCGAAAATAGCGACAGACAAGCTGTGccatcaatattatcagTGTTaaccattatcatcattatgTGTTCGATATGGTCATGTTGGAATGCAAAATTCCGGAtagatttttttaataagGTCATCGACATATCCAAAAACCGTTTCCAACGTTatatatcttccaaaagaagcatTATAAAAAGGATAAAAAGTGGTTGTTGGAGTTATAAACACATTTGATCTTTGATTAACCTTTTAATAGAACTCTCTCGTCAAATTATCGTGAATATGGCATCTTTAGAACCATTTAAGAATGTTCACTTGTTAAATCAATCAAACCAGTTGCTTGGTCTTTACACTATAATTAGAGATAAGAATACTAAACGACCAGATTTCATTTTCTATGCAGATAGAATCATTCGGTTGCTTGTTGAGGAAGGACTTAACCATTTACCTGTGATGCCTACAACTGTGGAAACTCATACAATGCAGAAGTTTGAAGGAGTATCCTTTCTGGGTAAGATTTGCGGCGTGTCTATCATTAGAGCAGGTGAATCGATGGAACAAGGATTACGGGACTGCTGTCGATCTGTGAGGATCGGCAAAATCTTGATTCAGAGAGATGAGGAGACTGCGTTACCAAAGTTATTCTATGAAAAGCTGCCGCAGGATATTGCTGATAGATATGTATTCCTGTTGGATCCAATGTTAGCTACTGGGGGAAGTGCTATCATGGCTACGGAAGTGTTAATCAAAAGAGGAGTTAAACCAGAAAGAATCtcatttttgaatttgatttgTTGCGAAGAGGGCATCGAGGCGTATAGAGCCCGATTCCCAGATATTAGGATTATTACTGGCGCTATTGACAAAGGTCTTGACGAGAACAAGTACTTGGTTCCCGGCTTAGGCGACTTTGGTGATAGATATTACTGTATTTAACTGATTGGCTTAAGAAAGCGGACAACTCTTGATATCGAGcttaatacatatatatacatttttACTAAATTTATAATTCCGCTTAAGTTTTACTAATCAATGAGGCGAAGATGTACATGGATGCCGtgatatgaatatatatagatagagaCTGTCTCCCTCTTCCCTCAGTCACATAAATCTCGAGTGAATGCAATCTGCAGCTTCTTCCCACTCAGCTCTAGTAACCCATAGCTTTTTAAACGTTGATAGACCTGACAAGATTGAACCGCCAATCCAAGTGCTATACTTTCGTTCTGGTGGTGCAAAGATCTTGATTTTAGTTTGGGAGTCTGACAAAGATTTCAATTCGCTTAATAATCGGTCACCAAACCCTGGGAGAATTGAAGTACCCCCGCTCAATAAAACGttagaaaataataagcTTCGCAAATCAAGATCCACTTTTTCAATACTTTGATAGCACATATCTGGTAAGCTTTCAAACTCAGATCCAATTAGTTCTGGCTGGAATAAAATTTCAGGGGCCCTGAATTTTTCCTGGCCCAAATCTATCGTCTTACCATCAGGTAACTTAAACTTCGTGTAGTTTGGGTTAATTGAGAAATTTTGCTCCTCGATATGTGGATCCTTAGCCACATAGCATGCCTTTTCTTTGATGATCCTAACAACTTCTCTCTCACTACTGGAAAGTAATGAAACGCCTGTTGTTTTCCTAAGTAGTAGCTGTAAAAATTCAGTAATATCACGACCTGCAATATCAATTCGTCtaattgaagaaggtaTGGAAAACCCGTCAAAAACTGGAACAGCATGACAGCAACCATCCCCACAATCTACTACACAACCAGTAGTTCTGCCACTAGCATATAATGAAAGAACCGCTTGGATAGAAACATATAATGCTGGAACATTGAATGACTCAAATAATAACTCGCACATCCGTTCTCGATTATTTCTGGGATTCAAAGGTGCTTCAGTAATGAGAATTGGATGATCCTCTACATTCTGCAGTTGCAAACTCTTATTAAAGACGTAGCTCCATATATGCTCCATATCTGACCAATTCTTCACAATTCCATGTTCCACAGGGTGACGTAACTTTAACAATCCCCTCAGCTCTTGAGCTTGGTTTCCAATAAATGTATCACCTTCCAACCCACCTGCCATCACCTTATTGTATTTAACAGTTCCAATCAACGAATATTCAAAACACTTTGGTTTCTCTTCGCCACTGAAACCAGCCTTTATGATTCCCGATCCATTATCTAGGACAATCGGCTGATTATATAGGGCCTCCTGCATGCTTATTAAACGCTCACTTGAATTCAATACGTGCTCTCTTGAATCAAAACTACCTTAGATTTAAGCTTGTACTACTCTTGTTTTGAGTTTAAAGACTATAACTTAGCGCAAAAAATCATAAAGCCGCGATCGAATAAAATCTCCGCAAGTTGGCAGAAGGTTCAACAGTCATTGAAGCTGAAATAGAGAATGCCAATGAGAATTGGTGGATGATTCAGAATCTACAAGCCTAATAAACTAGTAAATAGTAAATTTATATCATTATGGATGGTATTAAGTCAAGGCTGCACTGCTTATCTCTTCACAGGCCTTATGTAGAATTAGGGAAGATAAGTTACAATGGAATTCACTCCCTTGATACCGGATAACGAAACGGGAGGCGCTGAAAAGCATCTCTTTTAGAAGCCTTCACTACCATTGAACCCAGTAAAACCGTTCATTAGGAAGATGTTAAAGTATACCTTTCTGGAAATGTTGTTTGTGTGGTTCCACGCGGAAGTCA
It contains:
- the ALF1 gene encoding Alf1p (similar to Ashbya gossypii AFR054W), with translation MLNLKVSSNLCSTVVRVSLASSCSELAKKLYAVTGVPEKDMKLVFELPMGAKKTYLKEFAELDKKIGEEFPDGVVEVSVTDVNENSIVNMLAHEFENENACENRDNDGVGFQLSEEDYASRGDTVLGWKKREKLGAFNPELHEKLHAERQKQKSAAGGLKLNERCSVRTGGVGGEGGVSQLERRGWLRYIGPIEEGLVDDIWCGVEFDEPLGKNNGTFKGKTYFGPVKPLYGAFVKPTNVETGPQFTPLLDDELSLSDGDEL
- the LSM7 gene encoding Sm-like protein LSM7 (similar to Ashbya gossypii AFR053C): MSESDKPQQQQQQQGHQQQKKKFEGPKREAILDLAKYKDTKVRVKVMGGRLVIGILKGYDELMNLVLDETVEYLRDEDDSSVILEGKTRNLGLIVIRGTILLSLSPVAGGDLIAGPASN
- the FUR1 gene encoding uracil phosphoribosyltransferase (similar to Ashbya gossypii AFR052C); this translates as MASLEPFKNVHLLNQSNQLLGLYTIIRDKNTKRPDFIFYADRIIRLLVEEGLNHLPVMPTTVETHTMQKFEGVSFLGKICGVSIIRAGESMEQGLRDCCRSVRIGKILIQRDEETALPKLFYEKLPQDIADRYVFLLDPMLATGGSAIMATEVLIKRGVKPERISFLNLICCEEGIEAYRARFPDIRIITGAIDKGLDENKYLVPGLGDFGDRYYCI
- the ARP1 gene encoding actin-related protein 1 (similar to Ashbya gossypii AFR051W), whose product is MQEALYNQPIVLDNGSGIIKAGFSGEEKPKCFEYSLIGTVKYNKVMAGGLEGDTFIGNQAQELRGLLKLRHPVEHGIVKNWSDMEHIWSYVFNKSLQLQNVEDHPILITEAPLNPRNNRERMCELLFESFNVPALYVSIQAVLSLYASGRTTGCVVDCGDGCCHAVPVFDGFSIPSSIRRIDIAGRDITEFLQLLLRKTTGVSLLSSSEREVVRIIKEKACYVAKDPHIEEQNFSINPNYTKFKLPDGKTIDLGQEKFRAPEILFQPELIGSEFESLPDMCYQSIEKVDLDLRSLLFSNVLLSGGTSILPGFGDRLLSELKSLSDSQTKIKIFAPPERKYSTWIGGSILSGLSTFKKLWVTRAEWEEAADCIHSRFM